The Candidatus Bathyarchaeota archaeon sequence TAGTTTTTCTAACATTTTCGATTATGAGAATATTTATTTCAGTTAGGACTAATTGCTTCATGAATTAGATTTATCTATTTGCGTCTAGAAAAGGTCAGAAACATGTTTGAGAAAATCTTGGTTGCTAATCGTGGAGAGGTTGCCATCAGGGTGATTAGGGCTTGCAGAGAGCTAGGAGTTAATACGGTCGCGGTTTACTCCGAGGCCGACGCTGAATCTCTGCATATTCAGTATGCGGACGAATGCTATTGCATAGGACCAGCAGAGCCCACCCAAAGCTACCTAAACATTGACAAAATAATCGAGGTAGCTAAGAAATCAGGATGCGAGGCCATACATCCCGGTTATGGCTTCCTTTCCCAGATACCTGCCTTCGCTAAGGCTTGCAGGGAAAACGGCGTAGAATTTATCGGCCCTCCAAGTGAGGTTTTACAAAAGATGGGCAATAAGGTTGAGGCTCGCAAAATCGCTGTCAAAGCTGGAGTGCCAATAATTCCGGGAAGCACAAAACCGGCTCGAAGCGTGGAGAAGGCTCTCGGGATAGCTGAAAAGGTTGGGTATCCGGTTCTCGTCAAGGCTGTCTATGGAGGCGGGGGCAAGGGCATGCGGATAGTCATGGATAAAGATGAGATGCATCGAACTTTGGAACTTGCAGCCTTAGAGGCCGAATCGTCCTTTGGAAGCCGAGAAATCTACGTGGAAAAATTCCTTCCAAGAGCGAGGCATATAGAATTCCAGGTGTTAGCTGACAAGAGGGGAAACGTCGTTCACCTTGGGGAACGGGAATGCTCACTCCAGAGAAGATACCAAAAGCTCATGGAAGAAACCCCGTCCCCATTTATGAATGAGGAACTGAGGGAAGAGATGGGGAAGGCTACCGTAAAAATTGCAAAAGCTGCGAATTACATTAGCGCCGGAACCGTCGAGTTCCTAGTTGACAAGGAGCGAAACTATCACTTTTTGGAGATGAACACTAGGCTTCAAGTTGAACACTTAATTACTGAGATGGTTACTGGCGTCGACATTGTGAAGGCACAAATCAAAATTGCAGCGGGTCAGAAGCTTGAGTATAAACAGAGCGACATCACCATGAGGGGGCAGGCAATAAACTGCAGAATCAATGCCGAAGATCCGTACAACGATTTTATGCCATGTCCTGGAATGGTTACGAAGTTTCACCCGCCAGGTGGTCCCGGAGTGAGGGTTGACACCCATTTATATGCTGGTTACTCCATCTCGGTTTTTTACGACCCATTGATTGTAAAGCTGGCGGTTTTGGGATCGATTCGTGAGGAGTCTATACAAAGGATGAAAAATGCCTTAAACGAATTCGTGATAGATGGAGTGAAGACCACCATTCCTTTCCACAGAAAAATCCTGGAAGATGAATGCTTCCTCAAGGGAGATATCCACGTTAACTTTATTGAGGAAAGAATTGGG is a genomic window containing:
- the accC gene encoding acetyl-CoA carboxylase biotin carboxylase subunit, producing MFEKILVANRGEVAIRVIRACRELGVNTVAVYSEADAESLHIQYADECYCIGPAEPTQSYLNIDKIIEVAKKSGCEAIHPGYGFLSQIPAFAKACRENGVEFIGPPSEVLQKMGNKVEARKIAVKAGVPIIPGSTKPARSVEKALGIAEKVGYPVLVKAVYGGGGKGMRIVMDKDEMHRTLELAALEAESSFGSREIYVEKFLPRARHIEFQVLADKRGNVVHLGERECSLQRRYQKLMEETPSPFMNEELREEMGKATVKIAKAANYISAGTVEFLVDKERNYHFLEMNTRLQVEHLITEMVTGVDIVKAQIKIAAGQKLEYKQSDITMRGQAINCRINAEDPYNDFMPCPGMVTKFHPPGGPGVRVDTHLYAGYSISVFYDPLIVKLAVLGSIREESIQRMKNALNEFVIDGVKTTIPFHRKILEDECFLKGDIHVNFIEERIGKLLPEQALEEEEAAAIVAVLADQIQRKGVRAVIPRRETKAVSLWKLAGRVKRLRRTL